In Sorghum bicolor cultivar BTx623 chromosome 10, Sorghum_bicolor_NCBIv3, whole genome shotgun sequence, one genomic interval encodes:
- the LOC8082273 gene encoding uncharacterized protein LOC8082273 isoform X3: MDIGGSGGIASSPGTVDDKFARRRSRRVSFADTTAVHVFDRDEDFETPPEEREPGSTSPSPSPGRSSAGREDEDDTGEDFHRPPVNFLQDVDSSSPGSAAGSMASVDDENFFGPVSASFIQTGRPSDSGMSEDDNHDITMDSRTFSLYFRNIAPPDDCTANSAASLMTPNTASEGPLKELTASNPATTSINCRDTLTDMSLLSGSRRTYDYDKLSPTLRSMMKKIKGSQQASSHKVGVSDVPLDCVLTLSTSEKESREENLCIDNGISSDNLGIVNTTVEHASGRNPVSTSTDLIQEDNEMIIDGHENSQNCNHDHMDVDPGANNAVEPPAKISPAYKSFMSNGDIQSHLVDQSLSKHQPSGSNFTTSVSSICNVDMATHLLDQPPGKDNTDATQSSSAATAILLMDAEQLRQRNEVMDTETVLHTPRTAGLQLQVPQGSLSSLRLKRQKLFATTVSNTSKVARQEGCSLGTEFVEHDKRISSLKPQELPAASRLQLVEKKEHGHQESDMFSNTEDHDSTLSVSSHSVPKLKKTSESFILGTPQRHRLNESTKVPDTSCPVITLDSQPSRECNSHLDLDGVGRKRTAEENGHAVQECPEETAKTARSPRKSRKEIPCVSQPSPMVEEKQNDAHVNGKSLDIDWNKVVRAITNATEQVLSASISKYNLQQLDMLSDKLDEIRMANKYKRLATALRIKDCYGDKQKRLEEARFLHDKLFFEKAKLQINNMKLVKLQKKAQLCQNGIQECCFLKSKILGAAQMKDASFPAAISVSASDRQEELAIVSQKRLELKNIQQKVEKLRSSLECFHNIEGDIDSDSVVRYAKEQLMMRNQHRIIHRLAGLCKLDDIVKRDNKRDVILNYHNLLFQRLVHDIIFEIVALFILQTSMVFLMSMLLLMSHPLIKKLLVFPNGS, encoded by the exons ATGGAcatcggcggcagcggcggcatcGCATCGTCGCCGGGGACGGTGGACGACAAGTTTGCGCGGAGGCGCTCCCGCCGCGTGAGCTTCGCGGACACCACCGCGGTGCACGTGTTCGACCGCGACGAGGACTTCGAGACGCCCCCCGAGGAGCGCGAGCCCGGCTCCACCTCTCCCTCCCCGTCTCCCGGGAGGTCCTCGGCTGGCCGGGAGGATGAGGACGACACGGGGGAGGATTTCCACCGCCCCCCGGTCAACTTCCTCCAGGACGTCGACTCGTCGTCCCCAGGCAGCGCCGCCGGATCCATGGCCTCCGTCGATG ATGAAAACTTCTTTGGACCTGTATCGGCAAGCTTCATTCAAACAGGAAGACCATCGGATTCTGGAATGTCAGAGGATGACAACCATGATATAACTATGGATTCCAGGACGTTCTCTTTGTATTTTCGCAATATTGCTCCACCAGATGACTGTACAGCCAACTCAGCTGCGAGTCTAATGACACCTAATACTGCATCTGAGGGACCCCTGAAGGAACTTACTGCATCTAATCCTGCAACAACATCAATCAATTGTCGGGATACATTGACTGACATGAGTTTGTTGAGTGGTAGCCGCAGAACTTATGATTATGATAAGCTGTCACCCACGTTGAGGAGTATGATGAAGAAGATAAAAGGGAGCCAGCAAGCAAGCTCTCATAAAGTTGGTGTTTCTGATGTACCTCTTGATTGTGTTTTAACCTTGTCTACATCTGAGAAAGAAAGTAGGGAAGAAAATTTATGCATTGACAATGGTATATCTTCTGATAATCTGGGCATAGTTAATACGACTGTAGAGCACGCTTCTGGTCGAAATCCAGTTTCGACCAGCACAGATCTgattcaagaagataatgaaatgATAATTGATGGCCATGAGAATTCACAG AACTGTAACCATGATCACATGGATGTTGACCCTGGTGCCAATAATGCTGTAGAACCTCCTGCAAAGATTTCCCCAGCATATAAATCATTCATGAGTAATGGTGACATACAATCCCACCTCGTCGATCAATCTTTGTCAAAACATCAACCATCTGGATCAAATTTCACTACAAGTGTTTCCTCCATCTGTAATGTTGACATGGCAACCCATCTTTTGGATCAACCACCTGGTAAGGATAACACAGATGCTACCCAGTCGTCAAGTGCAGCTACTGCCATTTTGCTGATGGACGCTGAGCAGCTGCGACAGCGAAATGAAGTGATGGATACAGAAACAGTTCTACACACTCCAAGAACTGCTGGTCTGCAGTTGCAAGTTCCACAAGGATCTTTATCCTCCTTACGCTTAAAAAGGCAGAAACTTTTCGCTACTACTGTATCCAATACTAGTAAAGTGGCAAGACAGGAGGGTTGTTCTTTGGGTACTGAGTTTGTTGAACATGACAAGAGAATTTCTTCTCTGAAGCCTCAAGAATTGCCTGCAGCTTCCCGGTTACAGTTGGTTGAGAAGAAAGAACATGGTCATCAAGAAAGTGACATGTTCAGCAATACTGAAGATCATGATTCCACCTTATCTGTTTCTTCTCATTCTGTTCCAAAACTGAAGAAAACCAGTGAGTCTTTTATCCTAGGCACTCCTCAAAGACATAGGCTAAATGAGTCCACTAAGGTCCCAGATACCTCATGTCCTGTCATTACTTTGGATAGCCAACCTAGTCGTGAATGCAACTCTCATCTGGATTTAGATGGTGTTGGAAGAAAGAGAACTGCTGAGGAAAATGGTCATGCTGTGCAAGAGTGTCCTGAAGAAACCGCTAAGACAGCAAGAAGCCCTAGAAAATCAAGAAAAGAGATTCCTTGTGTATCTCAGCCTTCTCCTATGGTTGAAGAAAAACagaatgatgctcatgttaatgGGAAGTCCTTGGATATTGATTGGAACAAG GTAGTACGTGCCATAACTAATGCCACGGAGCAAGTTTTGTCAGCATCAATAAGCAAGTATAATCTACAACAG CTTGATATGCTAAGCGATAAGTTGGATGAGATTCGTATGGCTAACAAATACAAAAGGCTTGCTACTGCTTTG AGGATCAAAGATTGCTATGGTGATAAGCAAAAGAG ATTAGAGGAGGCAAGATTTCTTCATGACAAGCTTTTCTTTGAAAAGGCGAAGCTACAAATAAATAATATGAAGCTAGTTAAACTCCAA AAAAAGGCTCAGCTATGTCAAAATGGAATTCAAGAGTGCTGCTTTCTGAAATCTAAGATTTTGGGCGCAGCACAAATGAAGGATGCTTCATTTCCTGCAGCTATTTCAGTCAGTGCCAGTGATAGACAG GAAGAACTTGCTATCGTTTCTCAAAAGAGGCTTGAACTAAAAAATATTCAACAGAAAGTGGAGAAATTAAGGAGTTCCCTTGAATGTTTTCACAATATTGAAGGTGACATTGATAGTGATAGTGTGGTGAGGTATGCTAAAGAGCAGTTGATGATGAGAAATCAGCATCGCATCATCCACCGGCTAGCAGGG CTCTGCAAGCTGGATGACATAGTTAAAAGGGACAATAAGCGTGATGTCATCCTCAACTATCACAATTTGTTGTTCCAAAG GTTGGTCCACGATATAATCTTCGAGATCGTAGCTCTATTCATCCTGCAGACAAGTATGGTTTTCCTCATGTCAATGCTATTGTTGATGAGCCATCCACTTATCAAGAAGCTGCTTGTATTCCCGAATGGCAGCTAG
- the LOC8082273 gene encoding uncharacterized protein LOC8082273 isoform X2 yields MDIGGSGGIASSPGTVDDKFARRRSRRVSFADTTAVHVFDRDEDFETPPEEREPGSTSPSPSPGRSSAGREDEDDTGEDFHRPPVNFLQDVDSSSPGSAAGSMASVDDENFFGPVSASFIQTGRPSDSGMSEDDNHDITMDSRTFSLYFRNIAPPDDCTANSAASLMTPNTASEGPLKELTASNPATTSINCRDTLTDMSLLSGSRRTYDYDKLSPTLRSMMKKIKGSQQASSHKVGVSDVPLDCVLTLSTSEKESREENLCIDNGISSDNLGIVNTTVEHASGRNPVSTSTDLIQEDNEMIIDGHENSQNCNHDHMDVDPGANNAVEPPAKISPAYKSFMSNGDIQSHLVDQSLSKHQPSGSNFTTSVSSICNVDMATHLLDQPPGKDNTDATQSSSAATAILLMDAEQLRQRNEVMDTETVLHTPRTAGLQLQVPQGSLSSLRLKRQKLFATTVSNTSKVARQEGCSLGTEFVEHDKRISSLKPQELPAASRLQLVEKKEHGHQESDMFSNTEDHDSTLSVSSHSVPKLKKTSESFILGTPQRHRLNESTKVPDTSCPVITLDSQPSRECNSHLDLDGVGRKRTAEENGHAVQECPEETAKTARSPRKSRKEIPCVSQPSPMVEEKQNDAHVNGKSLDIDWNKVVRAITNATEQVLSASISKYNLQQLDMLSDKLDEIRMANKYKRLATALRIKDCYGDKQKRLEEARFLHDKLFFEKAKLQINNMKLVKLQKKAQLCQNGIQECCFLKSKILGAAQMKDASFPAAISVSASDRQLCKLDDIVKRDNKRDVILNYHNLLFQRIILNISGTSSIFVNNSLNGNRIGQTFPNVDASLAFNFVFKAEENQIVSDLQSLQKKTTETSLLLGNLIDVLEEIRLSKLQLLNLTSAAFVLESQTCKLGLHLSFISYKSGKKIVFIIDMTDLNRSVYPSDPSELPIKVCEARTTLPQPSIDVIMASIRNLQPGRTVILRLCRMVSRLIHSLQ; encoded by the exons ATGGAcatcggcggcagcggcggcatcGCATCGTCGCCGGGGACGGTGGACGACAAGTTTGCGCGGAGGCGCTCCCGCCGCGTGAGCTTCGCGGACACCACCGCGGTGCACGTGTTCGACCGCGACGAGGACTTCGAGACGCCCCCCGAGGAGCGCGAGCCCGGCTCCACCTCTCCCTCCCCGTCTCCCGGGAGGTCCTCGGCTGGCCGGGAGGATGAGGACGACACGGGGGAGGATTTCCACCGCCCCCCGGTCAACTTCCTCCAGGACGTCGACTCGTCGTCCCCAGGCAGCGCCGCCGGATCCATGGCCTCCGTCGATG ATGAAAACTTCTTTGGACCTGTATCGGCAAGCTTCATTCAAACAGGAAGACCATCGGATTCTGGAATGTCAGAGGATGACAACCATGATATAACTATGGATTCCAGGACGTTCTCTTTGTATTTTCGCAATATTGCTCCACCAGATGACTGTACAGCCAACTCAGCTGCGAGTCTAATGACACCTAATACTGCATCTGAGGGACCCCTGAAGGAACTTACTGCATCTAATCCTGCAACAACATCAATCAATTGTCGGGATACATTGACTGACATGAGTTTGTTGAGTGGTAGCCGCAGAACTTATGATTATGATAAGCTGTCACCCACGTTGAGGAGTATGATGAAGAAGATAAAAGGGAGCCAGCAAGCAAGCTCTCATAAAGTTGGTGTTTCTGATGTACCTCTTGATTGTGTTTTAACCTTGTCTACATCTGAGAAAGAAAGTAGGGAAGAAAATTTATGCATTGACAATGGTATATCTTCTGATAATCTGGGCATAGTTAATACGACTGTAGAGCACGCTTCTGGTCGAAATCCAGTTTCGACCAGCACAGATCTgattcaagaagataatgaaatgATAATTGATGGCCATGAGAATTCACAG AACTGTAACCATGATCACATGGATGTTGACCCTGGTGCCAATAATGCTGTAGAACCTCCTGCAAAGATTTCCCCAGCATATAAATCATTCATGAGTAATGGTGACATACAATCCCACCTCGTCGATCAATCTTTGTCAAAACATCAACCATCTGGATCAAATTTCACTACAAGTGTTTCCTCCATCTGTAATGTTGACATGGCAACCCATCTTTTGGATCAACCACCTGGTAAGGATAACACAGATGCTACCCAGTCGTCAAGTGCAGCTACTGCCATTTTGCTGATGGACGCTGAGCAGCTGCGACAGCGAAATGAAGTGATGGATACAGAAACAGTTCTACACACTCCAAGAACTGCTGGTCTGCAGTTGCAAGTTCCACAAGGATCTTTATCCTCCTTACGCTTAAAAAGGCAGAAACTTTTCGCTACTACTGTATCCAATACTAGTAAAGTGGCAAGACAGGAGGGTTGTTCTTTGGGTACTGAGTTTGTTGAACATGACAAGAGAATTTCTTCTCTGAAGCCTCAAGAATTGCCTGCAGCTTCCCGGTTACAGTTGGTTGAGAAGAAAGAACATGGTCATCAAGAAAGTGACATGTTCAGCAATACTGAAGATCATGATTCCACCTTATCTGTTTCTTCTCATTCTGTTCCAAAACTGAAGAAAACCAGTGAGTCTTTTATCCTAGGCACTCCTCAAAGACATAGGCTAAATGAGTCCACTAAGGTCCCAGATACCTCATGTCCTGTCATTACTTTGGATAGCCAACCTAGTCGTGAATGCAACTCTCATCTGGATTTAGATGGTGTTGGAAGAAAGAGAACTGCTGAGGAAAATGGTCATGCTGTGCAAGAGTGTCCTGAAGAAACCGCTAAGACAGCAAGAAGCCCTAGAAAATCAAGAAAAGAGATTCCTTGTGTATCTCAGCCTTCTCCTATGGTTGAAGAAAAACagaatgatgctcatgttaatgGGAAGTCCTTGGATATTGATTGGAACAAG GTAGTACGTGCCATAACTAATGCCACGGAGCAAGTTTTGTCAGCATCAATAAGCAAGTATAATCTACAACAG CTTGATATGCTAAGCGATAAGTTGGATGAGATTCGTATGGCTAACAAATACAAAAGGCTTGCTACTGCTTTG AGGATCAAAGATTGCTATGGTGATAAGCAAAAGAG ATTAGAGGAGGCAAGATTTCTTCATGACAAGCTTTTCTTTGAAAAGGCGAAGCTACAAATAAATAATATGAAGCTAGTTAAACTCCAA AAAAAGGCTCAGCTATGTCAAAATGGAATTCAAGAGTGCTGCTTTCTGAAATCTAAGATTTTGGGCGCAGCACAAATGAAGGATGCTTCATTTCCTGCAGCTATTTCAGTCAGTGCCAGTGATAGACAG CTCTGCAAGCTGGATGACATAGTTAAAAGGGACAATAAGCGTGATGTCATCCTCAACTATCACAATTTGTTGTTCCAAAG GATCATCTTAAACATCAGTGGTACGTCTAGCATATTTGTGAATAATTCACTGAATGGAAACCGAATTGGACAG ACATTTCCAAATGTGGATGCATCTTTGGCATTCAATTTTGTTTTCAAAGCCGAGGAGAACCAGATAGTTAGTGATTTACAATCCTTGCAGAAGAAGACAACG GAAACAAGCTTGCTTCTTGGAAATCTTATTGATGTTTTAGAAGAAATCAGGTTATCTAAATTACAGTTACTAAATCTTACCTCCGCTGCTTTTGTTTTGGAGTCCCAGACAT GTAAACTTGGCCTCCACCTgtctttcataagctacaagaGTGGCAAGAAGATTGTTTTCATCATCGACATGACAGACTTGAACCG CTCGGTCTACCCttctgatccatctgagttacCCATTAAGGTTTGCGAAGCACGGACAACGCTACCACAGCCAAGCATAGATGTGATCATGGCTTCTATTCGGAACCTGCAACCTGGTCGCACAGTAATACTAAGGTTGTGTCGGATGGTATCCCGGCTGATTCATAGTTTACAATGA
- the LOC8082273 gene encoding uncharacterized protein LOC8082273 isoform X1, producing MDIGGSGGIASSPGTVDDKFARRRSRRVSFADTTAVHVFDRDEDFETPPEEREPGSTSPSPSPGRSSAGREDEDDTGEDFHRPPVNFLQDVDSSSPGSAAGSMASVDDENFFGPVSASFIQTGRPSDSGMSEDDNHDITMDSRTFSLYFRNIAPPDDCTANSAASLMTPNTASEGPLKELTASNPATTSINCRDTLTDMSLLSGSRRTYDYDKLSPTLRSMMKKIKGSQQASSHKVGVSDVPLDCVLTLSTSEKESREENLCIDNGISSDNLGIVNTTVEHASGRNPVSTSTDLIQEDNEMIIDGHENSQNCNHDHMDVDPGANNAVEPPAKISPAYKSFMSNGDIQSHLVDQSLSKHQPSGSNFTTSVSSICNVDMATHLLDQPPGKDNTDATQSSSAATAILLMDAEQLRQRNEVMDTETVLHTPRTAGLQLQVPQGSLSSLRLKRQKLFATTVSNTSKVARQEGCSLGTEFVEHDKRISSLKPQELPAASRLQLVEKKEHGHQESDMFSNTEDHDSTLSVSSHSVPKLKKTSESFILGTPQRHRLNESTKVPDTSCPVITLDSQPSRECNSHLDLDGVGRKRTAEENGHAVQECPEETAKTARSPRKSRKEIPCVSQPSPMVEEKQNDAHVNGKSLDIDWNKVVRAITNATEQVLSASISKYNLQQLDMLSDKLDEIRMANKYKRLATALRIKDCYGDKQKRLEEARFLHDKLFFEKAKLQINNMKLVKLQKKAQLCQNGIQECCFLKSKILGAAQMKDASFPAAISVSASDRQEELAIVSQKRLELKNIQQKVEKLRSSLECFHNIEGDIDSDSVVRYAKEQLMMRNQHRIIHRLAGLCKLDDIVKRDNKRDVILNYHNLLFQRIILNISGTSSIFVNNSLNGNRIGQTFPNVDASLAFNFVFKAEENQIVSDLQSLQKKTTETSLLLGNLIDVLEEIRLSKLQLLNLTSAAFVLESQTCKLGLHLSFISYKSGKKIVFIIDMTDLNRSVYPSDPSELPIKVCEARTTLPQPSIDVIMASIRNLQPGRTVILRLCRMVSRLIHSLQ from the exons ATGGAcatcggcggcagcggcggcatcGCATCGTCGCCGGGGACGGTGGACGACAAGTTTGCGCGGAGGCGCTCCCGCCGCGTGAGCTTCGCGGACACCACCGCGGTGCACGTGTTCGACCGCGACGAGGACTTCGAGACGCCCCCCGAGGAGCGCGAGCCCGGCTCCACCTCTCCCTCCCCGTCTCCCGGGAGGTCCTCGGCTGGCCGGGAGGATGAGGACGACACGGGGGAGGATTTCCACCGCCCCCCGGTCAACTTCCTCCAGGACGTCGACTCGTCGTCCCCAGGCAGCGCCGCCGGATCCATGGCCTCCGTCGATG ATGAAAACTTCTTTGGACCTGTATCGGCAAGCTTCATTCAAACAGGAAGACCATCGGATTCTGGAATGTCAGAGGATGACAACCATGATATAACTATGGATTCCAGGACGTTCTCTTTGTATTTTCGCAATATTGCTCCACCAGATGACTGTACAGCCAACTCAGCTGCGAGTCTAATGACACCTAATACTGCATCTGAGGGACCCCTGAAGGAACTTACTGCATCTAATCCTGCAACAACATCAATCAATTGTCGGGATACATTGACTGACATGAGTTTGTTGAGTGGTAGCCGCAGAACTTATGATTATGATAAGCTGTCACCCACGTTGAGGAGTATGATGAAGAAGATAAAAGGGAGCCAGCAAGCAAGCTCTCATAAAGTTGGTGTTTCTGATGTACCTCTTGATTGTGTTTTAACCTTGTCTACATCTGAGAAAGAAAGTAGGGAAGAAAATTTATGCATTGACAATGGTATATCTTCTGATAATCTGGGCATAGTTAATACGACTGTAGAGCACGCTTCTGGTCGAAATCCAGTTTCGACCAGCACAGATCTgattcaagaagataatgaaatgATAATTGATGGCCATGAGAATTCACAG AACTGTAACCATGATCACATGGATGTTGACCCTGGTGCCAATAATGCTGTAGAACCTCCTGCAAAGATTTCCCCAGCATATAAATCATTCATGAGTAATGGTGACATACAATCCCACCTCGTCGATCAATCTTTGTCAAAACATCAACCATCTGGATCAAATTTCACTACAAGTGTTTCCTCCATCTGTAATGTTGACATGGCAACCCATCTTTTGGATCAACCACCTGGTAAGGATAACACAGATGCTACCCAGTCGTCAAGTGCAGCTACTGCCATTTTGCTGATGGACGCTGAGCAGCTGCGACAGCGAAATGAAGTGATGGATACAGAAACAGTTCTACACACTCCAAGAACTGCTGGTCTGCAGTTGCAAGTTCCACAAGGATCTTTATCCTCCTTACGCTTAAAAAGGCAGAAACTTTTCGCTACTACTGTATCCAATACTAGTAAAGTGGCAAGACAGGAGGGTTGTTCTTTGGGTACTGAGTTTGTTGAACATGACAAGAGAATTTCTTCTCTGAAGCCTCAAGAATTGCCTGCAGCTTCCCGGTTACAGTTGGTTGAGAAGAAAGAACATGGTCATCAAGAAAGTGACATGTTCAGCAATACTGAAGATCATGATTCCACCTTATCTGTTTCTTCTCATTCTGTTCCAAAACTGAAGAAAACCAGTGAGTCTTTTATCCTAGGCACTCCTCAAAGACATAGGCTAAATGAGTCCACTAAGGTCCCAGATACCTCATGTCCTGTCATTACTTTGGATAGCCAACCTAGTCGTGAATGCAACTCTCATCTGGATTTAGATGGTGTTGGAAGAAAGAGAACTGCTGAGGAAAATGGTCATGCTGTGCAAGAGTGTCCTGAAGAAACCGCTAAGACAGCAAGAAGCCCTAGAAAATCAAGAAAAGAGATTCCTTGTGTATCTCAGCCTTCTCCTATGGTTGAAGAAAAACagaatgatgctcatgttaatgGGAAGTCCTTGGATATTGATTGGAACAAG GTAGTACGTGCCATAACTAATGCCACGGAGCAAGTTTTGTCAGCATCAATAAGCAAGTATAATCTACAACAG CTTGATATGCTAAGCGATAAGTTGGATGAGATTCGTATGGCTAACAAATACAAAAGGCTTGCTACTGCTTTG AGGATCAAAGATTGCTATGGTGATAAGCAAAAGAG ATTAGAGGAGGCAAGATTTCTTCATGACAAGCTTTTCTTTGAAAAGGCGAAGCTACAAATAAATAATATGAAGCTAGTTAAACTCCAA AAAAAGGCTCAGCTATGTCAAAATGGAATTCAAGAGTGCTGCTTTCTGAAATCTAAGATTTTGGGCGCAGCACAAATGAAGGATGCTTCATTTCCTGCAGCTATTTCAGTCAGTGCCAGTGATAGACAG GAAGAACTTGCTATCGTTTCTCAAAAGAGGCTTGAACTAAAAAATATTCAACAGAAAGTGGAGAAATTAAGGAGTTCCCTTGAATGTTTTCACAATATTGAAGGTGACATTGATAGTGATAGTGTGGTGAGGTATGCTAAAGAGCAGTTGATGATGAGAAATCAGCATCGCATCATCCACCGGCTAGCAGGG CTCTGCAAGCTGGATGACATAGTTAAAAGGGACAATAAGCGTGATGTCATCCTCAACTATCACAATTTGTTGTTCCAAAG GATCATCTTAAACATCAGTGGTACGTCTAGCATATTTGTGAATAATTCACTGAATGGAAACCGAATTGGACAG ACATTTCCAAATGTGGATGCATCTTTGGCATTCAATTTTGTTTTCAAAGCCGAGGAGAACCAGATAGTTAGTGATTTACAATCCTTGCAGAAGAAGACAACG GAAACAAGCTTGCTTCTTGGAAATCTTATTGATGTTTTAGAAGAAATCAGGTTATCTAAATTACAGTTACTAAATCTTACCTCCGCTGCTTTTGTTTTGGAGTCCCAGACAT GTAAACTTGGCCTCCACCTgtctttcataagctacaagaGTGGCAAGAAGATTGTTTTCATCATCGACATGACAGACTTGAACCG CTCGGTCTACCCttctgatccatctgagttacCCATTAAGGTTTGCGAAGCACGGACAACGCTACCACAGCCAAGCATAGATGTGATCATGGCTTCTATTCGGAACCTGCAACCTGGTCGCACAGTAATACTAAGGTTGTGTCGGATGGTATCCCGGCTGATTCATAGTTTACAATGA